DNA from Prunus persica cultivar Lovell chromosome G6, Prunus_persica_NCBIv2, whole genome shotgun sequence:
AAATATACTCAATTTCTTAATTCACCACGTTTAATACCCAATCTCTGTTTGACGTTTGACAATTGTGTGACCAATGTCAGAGAATGAGTATGATTGCAGAAAATAACCATGAAAGTTGGGATGTGTCGATCTATATACCTTTTCTATTTAATGGCACTAGCAGTAAATAAGTTTAAAAAGAAGGACAAATATTTTGCTTATATGTACACACGCTGACTTGGAGGACTTTTATTGAGGAGTCCAATATTGATGTCATGTATCCATTAtacctaaataaaataggactAAGAAGACCTAATAATAATTCGCATAAATGTGACCGGTACTATAAATATAAGTGTGCCTCGTTGTAAAAGCAAACAGGTAAAAGCAAGATGTGCCTTTTAGGgggaaaaacatatatatatatatatatatatatatataggcccctcaaataagcttttattgagggattcctcaaataagtttttattgagggatccctcaaataagcttatttgagggacacctcttgtaggccccactccggattgtatttcactaatccaaactgtctattttgtagatactcattcaaagatcatttctacaaaaaatcacttgaatccgatatcatttgaccactcaattaagttattgaaattttaacattttcttaaagcaccgtgttcattgattttgtaagacacaattggtcgaaacggtttctgatttgtctaattttttgtaaggatgatctatgaatgaagacctaaaacatagattgtttggatcattggaaaaaaaattgtagagtACTCTAAAGgacgtccctcaaataaaattatttgagggatccctcaatagaaggggattatagagagagagagagagagagagagagagagagagagagagagagagagagagagagagagagagagagagagagagagagagagtgagagtgcTATAGACTTTCAAAGTCATTACAGGTTTAGGTAGAGCTATAGACTTAAATCCTCAATACGAAACATGTAATAATGGAGGAGAAACTTCTACGAAATAGGCAACTAGCCGTGTTGTATCAACTTGCAAGAGCAGTCAGATAGCGACTTTGGCTTAACCCATCAGCATGGGCGTTGCCTTTCTCTATAGGCAAGTTGAGCTTCAAATGAATGGTCAACTAGTTATTTATGGAGCTCCTTGACAATTGGGCAAACCCCATTCAAATTTGTACGACTATGCATCGAGCAGAATAATTTGAAGGCGGCTTTGGTAATTATAACTCATCACTATAAATATGAGATGCAATCTCCTTTTGTCTCACACACCCAACTCTTTAATGTTCCAAAATCTTTGTTCTTAAAATGGCAAGCACTTCAGTGTTGTTGGtttctctttccctcatcTTGATCAATATAATCACCTTACCTCTCCTATCAACCGCCATCTCCTCCTGCAACGGCGCTTGCAAAACCCTCAACGATTGCGCGGGCCAGCTCATTTGCATCAACGGCAAGTGCAACGACGACCCTGATATTGGGTCTAACGAATGCGGGGGAGGAGGAGGCTCATCATCGCCACCTCCTACGACGAATAATTGTCAACCCTCAGGAACTCTAGTTTGCCAGGGAAAATCATACCCTAAATACACATGCTCCCCGCCAGTGACGTCATCCACTAAAGCCAGCCTCACCCTCAACGATTTCAGTGAAGGTGGGGACGGTGGTGGCCCATCATATTGTGACGAAAAATACCATGCAAATAGTGAGAGGGTTGTGGCACTTTCTACTGGGTGGTTTGATAATAAGTCGAGGTGCCTGAAGATGATAAGAATTAGGGCAAGCAATGGGAAGAGTGTGACAGCCAAAGTGGTGGATGAATGCGATTCACGTGCTGGATGTGATGCAGAGCATGCAGGTCAGCCGCCGTGTAGGAACGATATTGTTGATGGGTCTGCGGCTGTATGGAATGCTTTGGGACTGAACCAAGATTTGGGCGTTGTTCCTGTTACTTGGTCAATGGCCTAGCTAGCTACATATTAACCTAAATTAACGAATAAATTAAGGACAATAAGTCTATACATATGATAATGATACGTttccacaaagaaaaaacatttgGATTGGATCATGAATTTGTAATTTATGGATTACATTTTCTATCCTCGTTGTATTAACTTTTGGAGCTgtcatatacatatatgaatTATATTTATGGCAATAATGCTATTTGAACATATTTGACTGACTACCTTAGCTGTGGTAACTTACTATATTGGTTTAACAATAATGCTATTTGTGCCacatttattaattatattgcTGACCAGTTTTCTAACAAAggtgaaaattatttttgctcATCACTCTATCCCAAAGTGTATGCTCACGACCCTTCTTAATACTTGACATGTGTCCATAGACATAATCATGGTTAACTTTTAACTTTAATTTATGTAACAATAGTTATGTTTATGGACATGTGTCAAATGTTGAGATGAGTGATGAACATATACCTTAAGGTAAAATGGTGAGCGAAAATGTTCCCAATAAAAGTAGATCCCACTAATATATGTGGGTTCCATCTATACTAAAAAAGTGACCAGCGATGTAGtaataaatataatacaaataaCAACACCTTATATAATAGGCTTGAATGTTGCAACTCATTATAAGCATAAGTACATGCAATCTCCTTTGTCTCAATACCCCCACTCATCCGTCGATAATATTGGCGAGTACTTTTGTGTTATCTTTCCCTCGGTTTAGTAATATATTACCTCTCCATCTCCGCCGTCCACTTGGCTTGaatataaatatgtttttttaatggcTCTTGAATATATGCTCGCAAGAGTTAGTGGACATGCCACTAGAGGAGACTTCAAGTCTCGTTGCCTCTTTTGACTAAACATTTCCTTTAATTGATCATAGTCGCTTTTCATCATTAGCATTCCTCTTTTCTTGATTACATACCAACAGTTTGTTGGGAGTAGACTAGGAATATTAATCCCTAAGTGCGAGAAACAAATTGAGCCAATGGGGAGCGATTGGGTTTAACCAGTGATCTAGGTTCGAATTTTTATGACATCTGAATAGTGTGTGCATAAGAAACTCCCTTTTTCCTTATAGTTTAGATTGTCGCTtgtactataaaaaaaaaaaaaaaaaactgaagtaTGCATGATGACATTAGTAGGAtgacatacatacatatctATGAGAAGTCTATGAAAGTTTCTCCTTAAACgtgaaaaactaaacacaaTTAATGTTTAATGATATCTCCTAATCGAATAAAATTTTTAGTGTAACCGTAACAACACAACAAAGCATGCCCGAGGTAAAGTAATAGCACCACGGTATTAAagttataaacaaaaatttctcGTTGTGGGGAGTAGGGAAGTTCCTCCTCAAAGGCCAAAAGGAAACAATATGGAAgtcacctttttcttcttctttttttgatgaaaaataaaagtcgCCTTTAGTACACTATAAAAGTGCATGCTAATCTCCTTCTCCAACCACTCTCATTACGACTAGTTACTAATACTATTGCGAAAAATCCTTTTCAAATGGCAAGTTTAATGTTAATGTTGGtttctctttccctcatcatcttcaatcttatctccctccctctcccaTCAACCGCCATCAATGCAAAACCCTCAACGACTGTGCTGGTCAGCTTATATGCATCAACTGCAAGTGCAAATTTATGTGGCTCATATATTGTGATAAAGAATAACCCCATTCCCACTCATCAGTACTCGATCACATATATAGTATCACTCTAGATGAGATTAAAGTTGCTTTGATCTGAACCCTCCATTTAATCCAACAACTACCTTTAAGCTAATACTATGGATGACTAACAAATACCCattgaattgaaataattttttgtgtgaGACACCCATAAGTATTGTTATGAATCTACACATGTTGTAGCACGCATATCTGTTTATTAATCTGATACGTTAGATCCTTGACATATAAATCATGTTGTACATTCATATTTCAACACATTGATCAGTATCACCACATAACAGTGTAATTGTAACACTCGAAGTTTCCCCCGTGAGCGGTGAATCTTGCAATCTTATTATGTATAATTGACTGACATGCATGTTGACCAAACAAGCATGGCATAACTAATGAAGGACCAGTTGCCTAAGCATGTAGACAGGTCACAAGCTTTGCCTAGCCTTTATGCATGTTGAATTTTAGAACtccttgtttttaataaaaattaaagtttttaAGTTCCCTACTTGAATAAAATACCAAACTACACCATAATTACAGGACAACACAACAAAGTAAAGACTGAGAgactttgaaaaattaaaacccaaaaaatataaGACTTATTAGAGAGTGAACACGACACAGCCTGGGTTTTCTTTCGTGTCTTATGGGGTTCATCCCCTTATAacaagataaaataaataaatttaaaaaacaaacaaagagtGAAGACCTTGACTTCAAGTCTGGTTGTCTCTTTTCGCTGGCACGGTGGCACTATTCCAATCACCAATTGTTATCACGTCAGTAAGAAGTCTGGAAGTATATGATCAAAATGCCAAAGACTTTGATTCTAGTTAAGTTCCtccacacaaaaattatatatttttttcttccaattttgttttcttattattaGTAACATGCCGCTAGACCAAAGGCACCTTTAGTCACTACAAAACTGCACCTTCTCTGATATCACGCCCTCACTACCACAAGTTGTAAAATGGCAAGTTTCGTGTTCATGTTTGTTCCTCTTTCACTCATGTTATTCAATATCATCTTCCTCCTCCCTCACCCATCAATGGCGCAGTCCACCTGCAAAGGCCCATGCCAACCTCAGGCGTCATCGCAACCACCTAGCAGTGATGATTGCGGGCCCTCAGGAACTCTCGCTTGCGATGATGGCCAAAATTTCCCTACATACACATGCTCCCCGCCAGTCATGCCACCCACGAGTGCCAAACTCACACTCAACAATTTCAGCAAAGGCGGTGAGGGCGGCGCCCCATCAGAGTGTGACAATCAATTCCATGACAATACTGAGCGGGTTGTGGCACTTTCCACTGGGTGGTTTAGTAATGAGGCAAGGTGCAATATGACGATAATAATTACTGCGGTAAGTAACGGGATGAGTGTGGAAGCCAAAGTGGTGGACCAATGTGATTCACAGTATGGATGTGATGAAGAGCATGGATTTCTGCCGCCGTGTGAGAACAATATTGTTGACGGCTCTTTGGCTGTTTGGGAGGCTTTGTCGCTCGACACAAATCCGGGTTCTGCAGAGGTTACTTGGTCCACGGCCTAGTTAATTAGTTATTGTATCCGTACTTGTGCGATAAATTATTATAGAATATAAGGCTATGCTATATCACACTGTACGTAGCCTTCAAAATAAGCGGTGAATTGATATCGCAAGTCGCCTATGTAATATAAGTAGTGCAAAGAGAAAGTAAATTGAATAACTTATATGACAATAAATTTCACTTCTAAACCCACACTACGACTGGTTAATATTCCAAAAAACCCTTCTCAAATGGCAAATTTAATGTTAATATGgttttctctttccctcatcATCTTCAATCCTATCTTCCTCCCTCTCTCATCAACCGCCATCTCCTCCTGCAATGGTCCATGCAAAACCGTCAACGATTGTGCCAGTCAGCTTAAATGCATCAAGGGCAAGTGAAACGACGATCCTGACGTTGGGACTGTGATAATGTGAAAGTAAAAGttccacattggaaagttgagaaacctagcatggacttataaggagttgagctacttcccccattgccaattgattttggagtggaacctcaacttccttaaTGAAAAGAATGTGATAACGATAGTGGTGGATGAATGCGATTCGCGTAATGGATGTGATGCAGAGCATGCAGGGCAACCGCCATGTAGGAACAATATTGTTGATGGCTTTGCGGCTGTGTGGCTTTGCAACTAAACCAAGATTTGGGAGTTGTAGACTTTACTTGGTCCATGGCCTAATTAGGGCTAGGTTCGATGATAATACGTACTTAAGCTATATAAAGAAATGAAGACAATATGATGTACTGTTTCGATCATGAATTTGTAACTTCTGAGATTTACAATTCCCTTGATTCATGCAGGGTGTTTTTAGTTTAGCTTATGTGAGTACTAACTTGTATATGCTGCTAAATTAGTTTGCTACATAGTGTGAGAAAGAATAACTTGATGCCTATTTAGTATGACAAAGGGAACCTTATAACAAAAACATTTCACTCTCTAATTCAAAGGTTACGTTAACTATGACATTTTTAATTAGAAGTAcctttttatttgaataataaaacagaagaaatataaaagaaaatataagaaCATATGAAGATTCCTAGGAAACATTCCTTCTCTTGTAATATTAAATGGCAACCCATTAATCCTCCTttttggaaattaatatttCAGGGTTTAGTACATAGAGATGGTAAAGTTCCGACAAATTTTTTGATACAATATACTAAATTTTATTCttacttaataaattattGTCCTAACTCATGTGGACTCACTCCCTTAACCAATTGACCTGACTCACATGTGTATTAACTAAGGTTAACTATATGGGCATGTTTGGGAGGCCTCATTGGACTGGACTGGGTTAAATAGTACTTgaaacccatgtttggtatGTGAGAGGACTAACTTAAATGAGATTATATAgtccaacagtaaaaaaaattgtctcaCTCGCTCTTCCAATATAGCGAGCTTGAAACATGGTTCACAAAATAGCGAGCTCACTAAACAGAACACACGAGTCCAACACGATActagtttcttcttcttcttcacctagACATGAGTCCGGGCAATGGACACCAAGTCCTCCACTTCTGAGCCCAAGTTCATCGAAAAGGCTTGAAACCCAGTAATCGCCTTGGGATCTTGCTGCTGCTAATGGTCGCTGAAGGTCGAGCTCTGGTCGTACATATGGGTCTGGGACGACTAGGCATGGGTCTCTGTTTGGCTATCAGAATAGCGCACGATGTCAGCCCTAAGCTAGGAAGGCGACGACCATGGGGCCCAACTTTGGGGGGCCTCAACTAGAAGCCATGATTCATTGAATTAACGCAATAGTCGAAACAGCCATGGCATATGCAGAGAGTGGAGAAGATGATGGTGAGCGTGAGATTGAGTTGAATCATTCATCGTATGAACAAATTGAGTAATGAAAAGTGATTAGGAAGAAAATTAGAGAAAGAATTGATGAAATATGTGAAAGAATCACGACTGAAGAGTTTTTTGCAAGgaagaaaatttgagaaaaagcaaaaatgagGGATGGATCAAAAGtcgtgaggaagaagaaaataggaagaaagaaacaaaaaagacggGCTgggaaggaaaggaagaagaaaaggagaaaaatgagaaaaaagaagaagagagaagatagttttagcctttaaaaaatattaaaatttatttgtgtttttaattatatatttttaggtcaaaattcttaattaaaagtaaatatccaatattaaaataaagattagaattttatttatttataattaaaattaattattttttagccTGACACAACACGAAACATAGGTCtttactatttttacaatccagcttcttagtcTGACGCAgcaccaaacgtaggtcagtacttaataCAGCTTAGGCCAATCCGGGTTAATTCAAGACAATCCCAGaatttagtccagtccatgaTAATCTCCGTACCAAACAACTAGAGATATAGATATTGAATATTGCATGATGTGAAAAATAGGTGAtgtctattttattttattttggttaaaaAGATGCCTATATTAGAACACCATAAGAATATACAGAGAGGATGAAAACATCTAAAACCAACATGAAAACCAGAAACAAGAGCGTAATCTTAAAAAGATTTGTGGCCTGAAACAATTATaaggaaaacaacaaaaagtgaTAAGGGCATTTTATTGCATATTTGTTAGTGCCTTAGTTTATTCtatttgaattaattagattatttttcaaaaaatgtgaagtaaataaaaagtttgctaaaaattgaattacaaGTCAAATTTTTCTAAAGTGCAAACTAATTAATATATTGTCCATGTTGTCTTTGCAGTcatcaaagaaaatgaattgCTTGGGGGCTTAAATGTGAAGAAGCAAAGAAATCTCTCCGGAGCACTTAATCGGTTTTAAGTGGAAATACTACTTTTGGGTGGAATTTATGTGCAAGGCAAATTGGAGAGTGAAGCTAAGAGCTTGAAATGCCTTCGTAATAATTGGATCAGCCAATCAAAACAGTATTTCAAGATAAAGCAGCTTAAGATGAAATTTGGAATCATCGGCATTACTGTACCAAAAAGGATATTTGAAGGcctttctgatttttctttaagatAGGCtacatatggttgaaaatataACACATAGGCTTCAAGTTCCATATTTTTCCCGAATTTATTGAGAAGAGGAACGAGCCCAAAACGTGCATGCAAACAGACCGCAGTGAAGAAATTGTCAAACCAGACTAGCAGCTGTGCAGTCAAGGAATATCAATCTATTCAAGGGCTTTCATTGCGAATTAGAAGCAGGGCCTTAGTCCATTGGAAAGATCAATTTCTTGGCTTCAATTTGGTGTGGTTAAAGTATTCATTTGGAGTTGGGAATCCTACGTAAAGCTGCGCAACAACTTGGATGTATGGTAGCACCTGGGCAGCAGCAAGTTGAAGAAtattggccaacacctttggACAGCCCACAACTAAAGGAGATAGCAACCCACATGTGTAGCAATAAGTTGAAGATCAAGTAGAatcaaaagaggaaaagaatgAATTAAAAGAAGTGTTGTAATGatcaaaagaggaaaagaagagaTAAAAGAATACTAGTGGGAAAACAATCAACATGTGAAGATGATGATTATGTCGATGCTTTAGTTGCTCTCCTTCCACTATACATAGAAGGCAATGCAATTGGAGAGGGGTGTACAGATTTTAGTAGAGAATTTAGTGCAGAAATTGTGCAATTCTTGGGCACCAAAGGGAGAGGAAAAATGACGATATAATTGGAGAAAACCTTGGGGAGCCGTGAGGCAAGGAACCAAGGGGTTGATGcaatttttccttctctttattCTTCGTTTTTATCTTGTATTTagtttgatattttatttatgtctaGTTCAATTATGTTAAGGAGGAAATACCATGAAATGAAGTTCTAGTTTTTATCTTTCACTTCCCAACTATTATATTCTTCaatgtttataatttcagcTTCACATGATTAATaggttaattttcttttcaccaCTTCTATCTTGTATTTGTGGCAGTTAAGAATATAAGTTACTCTATTAATGCATCCTTGGTTTGTATTACTAATATACAAATTTCTTTGATCCTTTGTAGTTAAATAATCTTTTTTACATGGGATGCTTAGAATTTGTAATTATAAAGGGAAGGGAAATTTATaaaagattttctatttaaaccccacactTCTCTTAGTTCACcccaacttttaatttaaattttcacaatttctaataAAATCCCactatcttcccaaactacccTTAAATACACCCCAAgctgaaaaaataagaaataaaagaaattttctatttaaaccccacaaGCTACCCTCAGAGGAAGAAGTACGTTCTGTTCTGCGGATGAGAACTTTTGTAATGCCTTCAAGAATGTGTATGAACCCAATATACAACAATAAAGAGATCCTTCATCACTCATATAATGCAATTTCAGAAGAAAGGTAAGTTTGTACTTCTTAATTGGGTTTCAAGAGAAAGCTTTTTAGCTGTGGGATAGCTTTACTGCTACGTGTTAGCAAAACTATGCCAACTTCCCTACTTTATATCCTATTTGTATatacatttttgttgataaGAATGTGCATGGTATACAATCAGAATGGACTTCCTTTTTCGTTTGTTAGGCGGACAGCAAACTCCTGTTCCATGGACTCTTTGTATGATACAGACCTCATATCAGGCACTGTACCAGTAATTTTGGACAATTTCATTCAGAGTAATGCCAAGTTTACGACATTTTTCACACCACATTGTGTATTActtctctaatagaggtggagcccaccaatataATGGGGctcacctctattagagaggtggtacaCAATGTGATATGAAAAATATGGTAAGCCTAGcatttttcattcaaaaatgTGGTATCGAGTGGTGGAAGGAGGAAATTGTGTTGATCTCAGGGAGAACAGTAATCTGACAATACGATGTAAAGgagtttgtatttttctaaaacttaatataaGAGTGGTGGGGTGTGTGTATAGATGTACTAgggttaagtattaagttggatgacttttttgtctttttccacaataataaaactttaatgatttaagtattagggtgaacaaagagaagtgcagggtttaaatagaaaatctcaatTTGTAATTATGAAGGGAAGGAAAATTTGTATTATTCCCTTAATTCTATCTTATCTTTTGGTGatttaaaatattgtataaataaatattatttgggTGCATCCATAGCCTCTCCTACAAGTATCATGCTTCCTTACTTCAATAATTCATTCCAATCCTTTAAGGTAGATTTCTACCATGAAGTagtgttagagagagagagagagagagagagagagagagagagagagagagagagagagagagagagagagagagagagagagagagagagagagagagagaaacaagatGAAGAGTGTGTATGTTTGTCTTGCAATATTTCATACTTATCATGGTGAGTGGGTTATGTAATATGTTCTAaaagttcttattttttgataaatgTGAAAATCTATTTACAAACTTATCTCTATTTTCAAGTCAAGCATGTCTAATTTGTGCAATATTTCACACAATATTATTTGGAGTTCTTGTGAAGTATGCATTATTCATGGAACATGAGAAATTCAGTGACGGGGTATCCGAAGGATAAATGTACCAGACGGGACATAAGGCAGTGAGGCCTAGGGGTCACGTATTGGGTATAATTTGTGAAGGATAACCAAGATACGAAGTAATGATGTGATATGGTTTGGATTgtgtatctttttattatatttttctagatAGTGTAAAATGACATTGCTTGACTGGCATATTACATAATCTACTCAATGAGTGGTGGTTTGCTCATACCTcacctattttatttttcatatcaaTTAGTGGGCAAGACAAAGCCGAAACCAACGAAGTTGGATTAGTTTAGAGtgataaacttttatttatatcttgTACACTTGTaagattattataattttatttataaatataatggTAACGTATTTTAACCAATTTTTcagtgtttttatttatttatttcaattcaCACACCTTGATTCGAGAATATTCTTTATTCTCGAATCGGGTTGTGACATGTAAAATTTCCATTTATAGcttatagccgtgcggctctactgtttaaatttcaagtatagccgcgcggctataccggTAATATATTGTATATAGAGAGtacagccgagcggctatacgtttaTAATTTCTATTTGTGGGTTCTAGCCATGTGGCTAtcctttaaaatattctatgtTTTCACCaaagaaacaataattaaagtaattaaaaaagactaagatattacttaattccATATATTAAATAACAGAAgctggaaaaaagaagaagtaaagaaactaattttatatttttaacgAGCATAGCAATGCgaatatacttttaaaatatttagagCGTACAGCTGCGCGACTacactattaaaatattatatttaacaaGTATAGTCGGACGGCTATATCGTTATAATTTCTATTTGTGGCGTATAGCAAGGTGTCAAAACTTGTAAAATTCCTTTATAGTATATAGtcgcccggctatacttttaaaatttctatttatacaATATAGCGGCAATACTTTTAATATATTGTATTTAGGGAGTATACTGTTAATatagcggctatactcttataatttctatttatggGGTATAGCCACGAGGCTctacttgaaaattttatatttatatcgTATAGCCGAGCTGCTATACtctaaatttctatttatacaatatagccggtcggctatacagTTACTGTCACATCCCGAGATcagctccgccgtagcacgatattgtccgctttgagcccccctctctgccctcacggttttgtttctaggaactcacgagcaacttcccagtggatCACctatcctgggattgctctagctccaactcgcttaacttcggagttctcaTGACTCCGAAACTAgtaagctcccaaaaggcctcatgctagatggaggcggcCATGTACACATAAGGCACATCATCCCCTCTCCATTGGtcaatgtgggatgttacagttataatttctatttatggagtatagccgcgcggctttacgggaaaaatttatatttctaGAGTATGCGGCGATACtttaaaatttctatttatacaGTATAGCTACACGGTGATACTGTATCCAGCAAAAGCACATTGAAACACCATCACTTTCGTGGGAAATCACTTCAAGATCGCCTGTGAAGTTGCCGGAGCAGTATCATATATGCACTCTGCAGCTTCAATCCCCCATCTTCAAGTCTTCTAACATTCTTCTAGACCATAACTTCAGTGGAAAAATAGGGAAGGATGGATTATTAAATTATCTACATAAAGATGATTGACATACAACATATGTCCCTATgaaacaaactaaaaaaaagtG
Protein-coding regions in this window:
- the LOC18773872 gene encoding kiwellin, producing the protein MASTSVLLVSLSLILINIITLPLLSTAISSCNGACKTLNDCAGQLICINGKCNDDPDIGSNECGGGGGSSSPPPTTNNCQPSGTLVCQGKSYPKYTCSPPVTSSTKASLTLNDFSEGGDGGGPSYCDEKYHANSERVVALSTGWFDNKSRCLKMIRIRASNGKSVTAKVVDECDSRAGCDAEHAGQPPCRNDIVDGSAAVWNALGLNQDLGVVPVTWSMA
- the LOC18774804 gene encoding ripening-related protein grip22, translated to MASFVFMFVPLSLMLFNIIFLLPHPSMAQSTCKGPCQPQASSQPPSSDDCGPSGTLACDDGQNFPTYTCSPPVMPPTSAKLTLNNFSKGGEGGAPSECDNQFHDNTERVVALSTGWFSNEARCNMTIIITAVSNGMSVEAKVVDQCDSQYGCDEEHGFLPPCENNIVDGSLAVWEALSLDTNPGSAEVTWSTA